In a single window of the Arachis hypogaea cultivar Tifrunner chromosome 6, arahy.Tifrunner.gnm2.J5K5, whole genome shotgun sequence genome:
- the LOC112805396 gene encoding uncharacterized protein, translated as MGATSFHHSILEVRLPKHFDKPTDMRYDGTQDPQEHLTAFKARMILEGVGDEVRCCALPVTLAGPAIRWFNNLPQCSMVAFSDITRAFLAQFTTRIAKAKHPINLLGVTQQTREPTRKYLDRFNDECLEIDGLTDSVASLCLTNGLLNEDFRKHLTTKPVWTMQEIQNVAREYINDEEVSRVVAANKGQPAYNQPCQHSSGERPKDHSKDGVPAKTSRPFPRVGRFTNYTPLVAPIVEVYQQIADKAILSKPQPLKNRTGGNKNLYCDYHKGFGHKTQDCFDLKDALEQAIRDGKLAKLSHLIREPRRRDRDRPGDGQDRAVRQRREPEEDSERGLTVMNVVVGRDAAPRSRSACRKDAKVLAASSSNATPSPRKVPLILFGPED; from the coding sequence ATGGGAGCAACCTCTTTCCATCATTCTATCCTCGAGGTCCGGCTACCGAAGCACTTCGATAAGCCAACGGATATGAGGTATGATGGGACCCAAGACCCGCAAGAGCATCTAACGGCCTTCAAGGCTAGGATGATTCTAGAAGGGGTAGGCGACGAGGTGAGGTGTTGCGCCTTACCGGTCACCTTGGCAGGGCCTGCCATTCGATGGTTCAACAACCTCCCACAATGTTCTATGGTCGCGTTTTCAGACATCACCCGCGCCTTCCTGGCCCAGTTTACTACCCGCATTGCAAAGGCAAAACACCCGATCAACCTCCTCGGGGTGACGCAACAAACCAGAGAGCCGACCAGGAAATACCTAGACAGGTTCAACGACGAGTGCTTGGAGATCGACGGCCTAACTGACTCAGTGGCCAGTCTATGTTTGACGAATGGGTTGCTGAATGAGGATTTCAGGAAGCACCTTACCACCAAGCCCGTATGGACGATGCAGGAAATCCAAAACGTGGCCAGGGAGTATATCAATGATGAAGAAGTCAGTAGGGTTGTGGCAGCCAACAAGGGGCAGCCCGCGTACAACCAACCTTGTCAGCACAGTAGCGGGGAAAGGCCGAAGGATCACTCCAAGGACGGAGTTCCGGCAAAGACCTCCAGGCCATTCCCCCGGGTCGGTAGGTTTACCAATTACACCCCCCTGGTAGCACCGATTGTCGAGGTCTATCAGCAGATAGCCGATAAGGCCATTCTGTCGAAGCCCCAACCTCTAAAGAACAGGACCGGAGGGAACAAAAACCTCTATTGTGATTACCATAAGGGCTTTGGTCACAAGACACAAGACTGTTTTGATCTTAAAGACGCCTTGGAACAGGCAATCCGAGATGGCAAGCTGGCGAAACTATCCCATCTGATAAGGGAACCGAGAAGGCGCGACAGGGACCGACCTGGTGACGGCCAGGATCGGGCCGTGAGACAAAGACGGGAACCCGAAGAGGATAGTGAAAGAGGACTCACGGTCATGAATGTTGTAGTTGGTAGGGACGCCGCCCCCAGGTCAAGGTCGGCATGTAGAAAGGATGCCAAAGTTTTGGCAGCATCCTCATCCAATGCCACACCCTCCCCCAGGAAAGTACCATTAATCTTGTTTGGACCTGAAGACTAA